A single region of the Lotus japonicus ecotype B-129 chromosome 4, LjGifu_v1.2 genome encodes:
- the LOC130713051 gene encoding protein FAR1-RELATED SEQUENCE 9-like, producing the protein MNTTQRSESINVFFDSFVDASTTLQEFVLKFEKAVESRLEAERKENYESRHKSRILSTRSKLEEHAASIYTRNIFAKFKGELEKINQFTRHKIRRDGPKYVYQVSNCYDARDTFTVDIDLDSQIAKCGCELYEFMGILCRHILVIFQAKGVVQIPSHLTNIFIFSISSSSSPFFNTQIEKN; encoded by the coding sequence ATGAATACTACTCAAAGAAGTGAAAGTATTAatgttttctttgattctttTGTTGATGCATCAACAACATTACAAGAATTTGTGTTGAAGTTTGAGAAAGCTGTTGAAAGTCGCTTAGAGGCAGAACGAAAGGAAAATTATGAATCAAGGCATAAGTCTCGTATTTTGAGTACCAGGTCAAAACTTGAGGAGCATGCGGCATCTATATACACCAGAAATATTTTTGCTAAATTTAAAGGTGAGCTAGAGAAAATCAACCAATTCACTAGACATAAGATTAGAAGAGATGGGCCTAAATATGTGTATCAGGTGTCCAATTGCTATGATGCTCGAGATACTTTCACTGTTGATATAGACTTAGACTCACAGATTGCTAAATGTGGTTGTGAACTATATGAATTTATGGGGATATTGTGCCGACACATACTAGTAATTTTCCAAGCAAAGGGAGTTGTTCAGATTCCTAGTCATCTCACaaatatcttcatcttctccatttcatcatcttcatcccctttTTTCAATacccaaattgaaaaaaattaa